One region of Ptiloglossa arizonensis isolate GNS036 chromosome 8, iyPtiAriz1_principal, whole genome shotgun sequence genomic DNA includes:
- the Mv gene encoding lysosomal-trafficking regulator mauve isoform X5 has translation MSSASANKLQILWDCFIHAEPQSYEKSSWLDIFLADLLARAKEGRDVKDALSFCSVGRGGVSTLVACELLSDVHELCAKRIDGDELVGLRKYLSQDRGWRCLAALQLLGVRGLSCGRELVALLVALYPVALQEEASKLEFAASRESGRNPYVKFRSNEETVDTVDTVDTVDIVSHAKRKARRYVRNGGSYEGNASSRKRASRRHSIGSKVPGYHKQRSFGMFETRRNTPETASSESELLTDGIDQSRSLTLKIRLNPMDFEYFTSVVRSDEEQKWRAALYELPTRPAKKTPRDYMDQRIKDVLDARIDNFEASLLIIELLQGLRDYDTPAEQTPAVQVLKFALDTLWSLQFGPDGAGFTGTECATLKAAAARLMLTALERVLRANEPTTAVIHNGLLPMTLRLLEDACSKPVNVVSPEEGSLLQEFIFGTIYGIVTFLYCLLHQQGTVFDKLPDFLELFHLFTESQDGKLVERTILAIVNVPSVDPARSIARARKVIDTIGALTTGLKSARRDIFHAARCNRTKHKSCQEEVQAHHHSDVFGTSTARPSLDDVAAKQQVCCVSSLFTTLVNLLGESHPFASELQVRLIKVSTAAGTCCCFPPRVLISSVVSLLKRHDPATYAPAVTLLERTFFKEFGAYSESDLCPACDRPASYSWDFLESYADLLTPDEPKLCYVVMAHLLKVGPSSRFRVRRELLLKVFYPTFSKAKNYYETDPGNATAKFLVQSCLSAISCLIVNPQLCESFLETNGLEETLPLLSDTTFARSVYVLLEVAVVIEIRRTSSTERDSGSAERRPALDSLFDSLEKETTELLRAIEQEERFASPPTIDTAAREHRPRHDPPPLRPGPAETEKTDTISSYLRQVFDDTEIIAASPETDSDAEPNRTTNIHRASAAWRAAAGVALSSPTFRTELSSHAVSVKSFQLFKTLATRIATDSVLGTDKSAHRLFEALLTCCLTSPLCDCDIIMELGRALMDVGVKLGRGLAVIVEALLKVSMLKPSQKETIIQHTRPRLPTMMLDAMPDCAADDSSTGEYVTADDGYEADVEVPGRSPRANAPKRSNPLGPVIETRGLANAHPALCSLAVDLLIHFNEQGLDADRGSIVTTGLRKVAVTCRESASSCAALASSGVITKILNGFRDVFVTRDPRYRDLQHAVLEVFTSLATQFISPSELVAYISLFKVDAPPLLSLLEPLFHLVLAARPQPNFILSFPVPSKPSKVMLKTQSEEYKNLEKAEHVVNNFRRRHLATGICSPWSVHATCLPVGSELAWPIWLHGCSVSMWLRVERGSPVTSKESVIGTSPLLDSDNDSLSDWGVLSDNWSREVVVGSTSPPTPSTIIHMMSIGFESLVLETWLDLKSDKLIVRLTRPDDKTNRTVSETSITGMLPSGRWHHLALNFKDTVLNKHSAVVEVALWVDGWKEINAQLPFDGLLVRKPGTTCVLLGQVGSSSIGAWYLGNLMVFRCPVFTKERALYLASLGPNYTNLAECTLNAEKPDFAPLIASGALDGVREVKFEGGKFDTSRRKSYGGTYLRHAVETKVSDAKIDWDAVVDATNSHLSELQNNLLLSYEAQNPYIVHLYPQAIANPAAVVRNLFPGQPGFRIVSAPEHRVSQQPPLSVAPILSVRLECQQYRGLIPAAILIGGVPIFLYLFARVVELDSTEEEQALALSIVLHLIRSDSELLNQYRSEGGTTLILRVLESPRCHAGRHILKATLDAACDTSILIKDIGSGTHLISQNCEAVITDPELIKGALTAWRTWAKYDTLNLLLQALLLLLRDRHSQREFNASQLNRVEIVDTILTLCKEHFMYEELGAVLDSSAGTAVVELIKSLMGAPPEFAHLVAITDYLVLVHQASETYVTHARHNIYFLLPSLGEKKIVKINSATITSSSEESIGTLENSKFSKGLTNAQIQKNNKMPKRKERRDGPLQDISAGEDSGIAASDGSNRLSNEKQSTWTDERKVCQGLVCEGLLLLLRNAVRVLPDSQVGQVLKHVLRAELLLVLANNPDARVRTALIKVVQTYLQRASDEEVNKFIKQKYFVHLANQIALYPGSELLVIALESLALRGPTLAAMPPLMAMIAKAAGSKSNVAGPIVSFITDTIAKNPNALRMLLEQGLIESLVQALVGGAHKGGSASLYRDIHVLLVAIATKLLKSVGSHQMQAILDMHLILNHMELKEKSHCTKNRICASVVRDAQVALFDGELDALAAKVSNQSGFRLRSTASYLASAYHITSVFTTSSDQSDHGSRSSSFTNLHAPTVATLREPRKGELLDRFRIILTHAVEFITAADESPSGNELQLTKRLFSILLHSRCNPLEKKRHVLRKYTAKIMMWLLGPHQSNNTRIFAVRSLMEEPKADKILSSILEVHPQVEQKFIVFFWDLLQRRVEMPSADARICDELREALNVWDLAKGIDQASPGIWNEELALLRRELMRDRDIWIDNNLPAIQRIGNRFDVLAKQLIESAMTITRTVVEEQNQERKVLMERLKHSRALEAQAVAKWRDLARRLTHEKAPWHFPKSYPRSWELDPTEGPARVRIRLQRCHLNIDKRFFMPDYQNKLEAAEIEAPLSYLFVTDRQDVNATALIERLHTSERIRKMSQAKVVTPRVELSGEVLIGETCLYFVPDNPDVTLHTDIALGGLDLAMVGGTAWRLEDIRELHRRRYQLQERAIEIFLITGRTYLLAFNSSKERDEFVTELSACNLPRRIPGDDLSEAITLWRGGALTNWEYITCLNKLAGRSYNDLMQYPVFPFVLANYTSENIDLNNPQIYRNFKRPMAVQDKKNEQHYINNYNYLKQARSERLNLIALNQEPFHYGSHYSNSGTVLHFLVRLPPFTSMFLCYQDNNFDIPDRTFHALATTWRLTSCDSTTDVKELIPEFFYLPEFLLNSEGFNFGVRQNGNRVGDVELPKWCGGDARLFILAHRAALEADLVRKVLPYWIDLVFGFRQTGRPAVEAINVFHPATYYGFNVEQIADPLERQAWETMVRTYGQTPAQLFRAAHPLPIQNLVTTISHSSSPQVIEGVDGINWGNYVGAPGNEPILCWKHKHKAPLTCLVPLMTGDVFGLPSCTTLLLGYTKEKGTSMLSGTSVLGAALVSWSSTDGIARLKCKKEQPPRPLIKSSGLDPITILGSSPDCGQLWIGHLSGRIKVYAYTIVTSKIDFGSTPACVLLAHRSKVTIISLSRAFSISVTGDASGVAVIWDLNSLTYVRSISCDQNYPIRLLAISETLGDIAVTYEISKTTENVSSSQSELKLFTINARAVGSVLSRRKITALCYSNAPEGVSVNVIATGLDNGVIRLWSSWDLRLVREIVNGTKGCGAVIALAWALDQHHFYAVTEDFVVLIWEGSKRLSNGTPKFVNLTSL, from the exons ATGTCTTCGGCTTCGGCCAATAAGCTGCAGATTTTGTGGGATTGTTTCATTCATGCGGAGCCGCAGAGTTACGAG AAATCGTCCTGGCTGGATATATTCCTCGCCGACCTTCTTGCTCGAGCAAAAGAAGGCCGAGACGTGAAAGATGCCTTGTCGTTTTG TTCGGTCGGCAGAGGCGGTGTATCTACCCTTGTAGCTTGCGAGTTGCTTTCGGACGTTCACGAGCTCTGCGCAAAGAGGATCGACGGGGACGAGCTGGTCGGATTGCGAAAGTATTTGTCCCAAGATCGCGGCTGGCGTTGCCTGGCGGCTTTACAGTTGCTCGGTGTACGGGGACTTTCCTGCGGTCGCGAGCTGGTTGCTCTGCTGGTGGCCCTTTATCCGGTCGCCCTTCAAGAAGAGGCCAGCAAGCTCGAATTCGCAGCTTCGAGGGAATCGGGGCGCAATCCTTATGTAAAGTTTCGCTCGAACGAGGAGACCGTCGACACCGTCGACACCGTCGACACCGTCGATATCGTGTCGCACGCGAAGCGCAAGGCGAGGAGGTACGTTCGAAACGGTGGCTCCTACGAGGGAAATGCTTCGTCGAGGAAAAGGGCGAGCCGCAGACATAGCATCGGTAGCAAAGTGCCGGGCTACCATAAGCAAAGATCGTTCGGTATGTTCGAAACGCGTCGCAACACGCCGGAAACCGCGAGCAGCGAGTCCGAATTGCTGACAGACGGTATAGATCAGTCGCGATCGCTCACGCTCAAGATCCGTCTGAACCCGATGGATTTCGAATACTTCACTTCCGTGGTGAGAAGCGACGAGGAGCAGAAATGGCGAGCGGCGCTCTACGAGCTTCCCACTCGACCGGCCAAGAAAACACCGAGGGACTATATGGACCAGAGGATCAAGGACGTTCTCGATGCCAGGATCGACAACTTCGAGGCCAGTTTGTTGATCATCGAATTGCTTCAAGGGCTCCGAGATTACGATACTCCGGCCGAGCAAACACCAGCGGTCCAGGTGCTAAAGTTTGCTTTGGACACGTTGTGGTCCCTTCAGTTCGGCCCGGACGGGGCTGGTTTTACCGGGACGGAATGCGCGACCTTGAAAGCGGCCGCTGCGCGACTCATGTTGACGGCACTGGAACGCGTCCTAAGAGCGAACGAACCGACAACCGCCGTCATTCACAACGGTTTACTACCAATGACTCTCAGATTGCTCGAAGATGCCTGTAGCAAACCGGTGAACGTCGTTTCCCCGGAGGAGGGTTCCCTGCTGCAGGAGTTTATATTCGGCACCATTTACGGGATCGTCACCTTCCTTTACTGTCTGTTGCATCAACAGGGGACCGTTTTCGATAAATTGCCCGACTTTCTGGAGCTGTTTCATCTGTTCACCGAGAGTCAAGACGGTAAACTCGTCGAGAGAACGATCCTCGCGATCGTGAACGTGCCGAGCGTCGATCCCGCGAGGTCGATCGCACGCGCGAGAAAGGTGATCGATACGATAGGCGCGCTAACCACCGGCTTGAAGTCCGCGCGACGCGATATATTCCACGCGGCTCGGTGCAACCGAACCAAGCACAAATCGTGCCAAGAGGAGGTTCAGGCGCATCATCATTCGGACGTGTTCGGGACGTCTACGGCTCGACCGAGCCTCGACGATGTCGCCGCGAAACAACAGGTATGCTGCGTTTCCTCTCTGTTCACCACTCTCGTCAATCTACTCGGAGAGTCGCATCCTTTCGCCAGCGAGCTCCAAGTTCGACTGATCAAAGTCTCCACGGCGGCGGGCACCTGTTGCTGCTTTCCGCCCCGAGTACTCATCTCCAGCGTCGTCTCGCTTCTGAAGAGGCACGATCCGGCGACCTACGCTCCGGCCGTGACGCTCCTCGAGCGTACTTTTTTCAAGGAGTTCGGTGCCTATTCGGAATCGGACTTGTGCCCCGCTTGCGACAGACCTGCCAGCTACTCTtgggattttctcgagtcgtACGCGGATCTCTTGACTCCGGACGAACCGAAACTCTGTTACGTCGTGATGGCTCACCTCCTCAAGGTAGGGCCCAGCTCCAGGTTTCGCGTCAGACGAGAGCTCCTCTTAAAAGTTTTTTATCCCACCTTCTCGAAGGCGAAAAACTACTACGAAACCGATCCCGGAAACGCAACCGCGAAATTTCTCGTTCAGTCCTGCCTCTCCGCGATATCCTGTTTGATCGTGAACCCGCAATTGTGCGAGAGCTTCCTGGAAACGAACGGATTGGAAGAAACGTTGCCATTGCTCTCCGATACGACGTTCGCGAGAAGCGTCTACGTTCTACTCGAAGTCGCGGTTGTtatcgagatacggagaacgagTTCGACGGAACGCGATTCCGGGAGCGCGGAGAGAAGACCCGCGCTCGACTCTCTCTTCGATTCCCTCGAAAAGGAAACGACCGAATTGCTCCGCGCCATCGAACAGGAGGAGCGGTTCGCGAGCCCACCAACGATCGACACCGCCGCGAGGGAACACCGACCTCGACACGATCCTCCTCCTCTTCGACCGGGACCCGCCGAAACGGAGAAGACCGATAcgatttcttcgtatctacggCAAGTGTTCGACGATACCGAGATCATCGCCGCGTCCCCGGAAACCGATAGCGACGCAGAACcgaatcgaacgacgaatattCACCGAGCGAGCGCCGCCTGGAGAGCCGCAGCCGGGGTGGCCCTTAGTAGCCCAACGTTTCGCACGGAATTGTCCTCGCATGCCGTTTCGGTAAAGTCTTTCCAACTTTTCAAAACGTTGGCCACACGTATCGCTACGGACAGTGTTCTAG GTACCGATAAATCGGCCCACCGACTCTTCGAAGCTTTGCTCACGTGCTGTTTGACGTCTCCGTTGT GTGACTGCGATATAATCATGGAATTGGGAAGAGCACTGATGGACGTTGGCGTCAAGCTGGGTCGTGGACTGGCCGTGATCGTGGAAGCTTTACTGAAAGTCTCCATGCTGAAACCGTCGCAAAAAGAAACTATAATCCAGCATACCCGACCCAGA TTACCGACTATGATGTTGGACGCGATGCCGGACTGCGCCGCGGACGATAGTAGCACGGGCGAATACGTGACCGCCGACGATGGATACGAGGCGGACGTCGAAGTACCGGGAAGAAGCCCTCGCGCCAACGCACCGAAGAGAAGCAATCCTCTGGGACCGGTGATCGAAACCAGAGGCCTCGCGAACGCCCATCCAGCCTTGTGCTCGTTGGCGGTCgaccttctcattcatttcaacGAACA AGGCTTGGACGCCGATAGAGGGTCCATCGTAACCACCGGTTTGAGAAAAGTTGCGGTTACTTGCCGAGAGAGCGCCTCGAGTTGCGCCGCGTTGGCAAGCTCCGGTGTAATCACGAAAATACTCAACGGTTTCAGGGATGTATTCGTTACCAGAGATCCTCGATATCGAG ATTTGCAACACGCTGTTCTAGAAGTGTTTACCTCATTGGCGACGCAATTCATTTCACCGTCGGAATTGGTCGCTTACATCTCTCTGTTCAAAGTCGACGCACCTCCGCTTTTATCGCTGTTGGAACCACTTTTCCATCTCGTCCTTGCTGCGCGTCCTCAACCCAATTTTATCCTCTCGTTTCCCGTGCCCTCCAAACCGTCCAAGGTAATGCTGAAAACTCAATCGGAAGAGTACAAGAACTTGGAGAAGGCCGAACACGTTGTAAACAACTTCCGGAGAAGACACCTCGCGACGGGAATATGCAGCCCATGGTCCGTTCACGCAACGTGTCTGCCAGTTGGTTCGGAACTGGCTTGGCCGATTTGGTTACACGGTTGTTCCGTTTCCATGTGGTTAAGGGTTGAAAGAGGATCGCCCGTTACTAGCAAAGAATCGGTCATCGGTACGTCGCCGTTACTCGACTCGGACAACGACAGCTTGTCGGATTGGGGCGTTCTCTCCGATAATTGGAGTCGCGAAG TCGTGGTAGGTTCGACATCTCCACCCACGCCATCGACGATCATTCATATGATGTCTATCGGATTCGAGTCTCTGGTTCTTGAAACTTGGTTAGACCTTAAATCAG ACAAACTGATCGTACGATTAACCAGGCCAGACgataaaacgaatcgaacggtCTCCGAAACATCGATAACCGGTATGCTTCCTTCCGGCCGGTGGCATCATTTGGCGTTAAATTTCAAGGATACCGTTTTAAACAAACACAGCGCCGTGGTCGAGGTAGCGCTTTGGGTGGACGGCTGGAAGGAAATTAACGCGCAATTACCGTTCGACGGTCTATTGGTGAGAAAACCAGGCACCACGTGCGTTCTACTGGGACAAGTTGGCTCGAGCAGTATCGGCGCTTGGTATCTCGGTAATTTAATGGTATTCAG GTGTCCGGTCTTTACGAAGGAGAGAGCGTTGTACCTGGCGAGTCTCGGGCCCAATTACACGAATCTTGCGGAATGCACTTTAAACGCGGAGAAGCCAGATTTCGCGCCGCTAATTGCGTCCGGAGCGTTGGACGGTGTACGAGAAGTAAAGTTCG AGGGAGGAAAATTCGATACCAGTCGAAGGAAGTCGTACGGTGGTACGTATTTAAGACACGCTGTAGAGACCAAAGTATCCGACGCTAAAATCGATTGGGACGCAGTCGTGGACGCCACGAATTCGCATCTGAGCGAATTGCAAAATAATCTGCTTCTCAGTTACGAGGCACAAAATCCGTATATCGTCCATCTGTATCCTCAAGCAATCGCGAATCCCGCCG CCGTGGTAAGAAATCTGTTTCCCGGTCAACCAGGTTTTAGGATTGTCTCCGCGCCGGAGCACAGGGTTTCTCAGCAACCACCTCTGTCCGTGGCCCCGATATTATCCGTTCGGTTAGAATGTCAGCAGTACAGAGGACTGATACCCGCCGCGATCTTGATAGGCGGAGTGCCCATATTTCTGTATCTCTTTGCAAGG GTAGTCGAATTGGACTCTACCGAGGAAGAGCAAGCGTTGGCTCTTTCGATAGTTCTGCACTTGATACGGAGCGATTCCGAACTATTGAATCAGTATCGATCGGAAGGAGGAACCACGTTGATCCTACGCGTTTTAGAATCGCCACGGTGCCATGCAGGTAGACATATTCTGAAAGCAACGTTAGACGCGGCTTGCGATACTTCCATCCTAATAAAAGATATCGGCAGCGGCACTCATTTGATTTCGCAAAATTGCGAAGCTGTCATCACGGATCCCGAACTGATCAAAGGTGCGCTAACCGCCTGGAGAACGTGGGCTAAATACGATACGCTGAATTTGTTGTTGCAAgcgctgttgttgctgttgagAGACCGACACTCGCAGCGCGAATTTAACGCCTCTCAACTGAACAGAGTAGAAATCGTCGACACGATTTTGACACTGTGCAAG GAGCATTTCATGTACGAGGAACTGGGTGCCGTACTTGACTCTTCAGCGGGAACAGCCGTGGTCGAGTTGATAAAGTCACTGATGGGTGCTCCTCCAGAATTTGCTCATCTCGTCGCGATCACCGATTATTTGGTTCTCGTTCACCAAGCATCGGAAACTTACGTTACGCACGCCAGGCACAATATATACTTTTTACTACCATCTcttggagagaaaaaaattgtaaagatcAACTCCGCGACAATTACCAGTTCTTCGGAGGAATCTATAGGAACTTTAGAGAACAGTAAATTTAGCAAAGGTTTAACAAATGCACAG attcaaaagaataataaaatgccaaaaagaaaagaacgtcgGGATGGGCCCCTTCAAGATATCAGTGCCGGAGAAGATTCTGGAATCGCGGCCAGCGACGGATCTAATCGTCTCAGTAAT GAAAAACAATCAACGTGGACGGACGAAAGGAAAGTCTGTCAAGGCTTGGTTTGCGAAGGTCTTTTATTGCTGCTTCGGAATGCAGTCCGTGTTTTACCCGATAGTCAAGTTGGCCAGGTGTTGAAACACGTTTTGAGAGCCGAACTTTTACTCGTATTGGCGAACAATCCTGACGCTAGGGTTCGCACAGCGTTGATCAAG GTCGTGCAAACGTATTTGCAACGCGCCagcgacgaagaagtaaacaaatttataaagCAAAAGTACTTTGTGCATCTAGCGAATCAAATAGCATTGTATCCGGGAAGCGAATTGCTCGTAATCGCTCTCGAAAGTCTAGCTTTAAGAGGACCAACGTTAGCCGCGATGCCACCGTTAATGGCTATGATCGCAAAAGCAGCAGGCTCCAAATCAAACGTAGCCGGACCGATAGTGTCGTTTATCACCGACACAATTGCAAAG AATCCCAATGCTCTGAGAATGCTTTTAGAGCAAGGGTTGATCGAATCGCTGGTGCAAGCGTTGGTCGGAGGAGCCCATAAAGGGGGTTCCGCGTCCCTTTACCGAGATATTCATGTGCTACTCGTGGCTATTGCTACGAAACTCTTAAAATCCGTGGGAAGTCATCAAATGCAAGCTATTCTGGACATGCATTTGATTTTGAATCACAtggaattgaaagaaaaatcccACTGTACGAAAAACCGAATTTGCGCGTCGGTGGTAAGGGACGCGCAAGTTGCCCTCTTCGACGGAGAACTCGACGCGCTCGCTGCAAAAGTCTCGAATCAGTCGGGTTTCCGGTTACGTAGCACCGCCTCGTACCTCGCTTCAGCGTATCACATAACTTCgg TTTTCACAACCTCCAGCGATCAAAGCGATCACGGCTCTCGATCGTCCAGTTTCACGAATCTGCACGCACCGACCGTCGCAACGTTGCGCGAGCCAAGGAAAGGAGAATTACTCGATCGGTTTCGCATCATTTTAACGCACGCCGTTGAATTTATAACGGCGGCTGACGAATCGCCGTCTGGCAACGAGCTACAACTGACCAAAAGATTATTCTCGATTCTATTGCACAGTCGTTGCAATCCGCTCGAGAAGAAACGTCACGTTCTCAGAAAATACACGGCCAAGATAATGATGTGGTTACTCGGGCCACATCAGAGTAACAACACGAGGATATTTGCAGTTAGGTCGCTCATGGAGGAGCCGAAGGCCGATAAAATATTATCCTCCATTCTGGAAGTTCATCCACAGGTGGAACAAAAGTTTATCGTCTTCTTTTGGGATCTGTTGCAAAGACGGGTGGAGATGCCCAGCGCCGATGCAAGAATATGCGATGAGCTGAGAGAAGCGCTGAACGTATGGGACTTGGCGAAAGGCATAGACCAAGCCAGTCCCGGTATATGGAACGAAGAACTGGCATTGTTGAGACGCGAATTGATGAGagatcgcgatatatggatcGATAATAATCTTCCAGCCATTCAAAGGATTGGCAACAGATTCGACGTCCTCGCTAAACAATTGATCGAGAGTGCCATGACTATTACGCGGACAGTTGTGGAGGAACAGAATCAAGAACGTAAAGTATTAATGGAAAGACTGAAACACTCGAGAGCATTGGAAGCTCAAGCGGTCGCTAAATGGAGGGACTTGGCCCGACGTTTAACGCACGAGAAAGCGCCCTGGCATTTTCCAAAAAGTTACCCGAGGAGTTGGGAATTGGATCCAACGGAAGGGCCCGCAAGGGTTAGaatacgattgcaacggtgccaTTTGAACATCGATAAGAGATTCTTCATGCCCGATTATCAAAATAAATTGGAGGCGGCGGAAATCGAGGCGCCGTTGTCTTATTTGTTCGTGACCGATAGACAGGACGTAAATGCTACGGCGTTGATCGAACGGCTGCACACCAGTGAAAGAATACGTAAAATGTCTCAAGCCAAGGTAGTTACGCCTAGGGTCGAACTATCCGGGGAAGTTCTTATCGGTGAAACCTGTCTATACTTCGTACCTGACAATCCTGACGTAACGCTGCACACGGACATAGCTTTGGGCGGTCTGGATTTGGCTATGGTGGGTGGAACAGCATGGCGTCTTGAAGATATTCGAGAATTACACAGAAGGAGATATCAATTACAAGAGAGAGCTATCGAGATATTTTTAATCACGGGAAGAACTTATTTATTGGCATTTAACTCGTCCAAGGAAAGAGACGAATTCGTGACAGAATTGTCCGCTTGTAATTTACCGAGGCGAATACCTGGCGACGATTTAAGCGAAGCCATTACGCTGTGGCGAGGCGGAGCTTTAACGAATTGGGAATACATAACATGTTTGAATAAATTAGCCGGTCGTTCGTACAACGACTTGATGCAGTACCCCGTATTTCCATTCGTCTTGGCGAATTACACGAGCGAAAACATCGATTTGAACAATCCACAAATTTACCGAAATTTTAAACGTCCTATGGCTGTACAGGATAAAAAGAACGAGCAACACTACATAAACAATTATAACTACCTTAAACAAGCTCGATCGGAGAGATTGAATTTAATCGCATTGAATCAAGAACCGTTTCATTATGGATCGCATTACAGTAATTCCGGAACTGTGCTACATTTTTTGGTACGGTTACCACCGTTCACTAGCATGTTTCTTTGTTatcaagacaacaattttgatattcccgatcgaacgtttcacgcGTTGGCTACAACATGGAGATTAACCAGTTGCGATTCAACGACAGATGTGAAGGAATTGATTCCGGAATTTTTCTATTTGCCGGAATTTTTACTGAATTCCGAAGGATTTAATTTCGGTGTACGGCAAAACGGTAATCGAGTGGGAGACGTCGAATTACCGAAATGGTGCGGAGGTGACGCTCGTCTTTTCATTCTTGCGCACAGAGCAGCGCTAGAGGCAGACCTCGTTAGAAAAGTTCTACCTTATTGGATCGATCTGGTGTTTGGATTTAGACAAACGGGAAGACCAGCGGTAGAAGCTATTAACGTTTTTCATCCAGCA ACCTATTACGGCTTTAACGTAGAGCAGATAGCGGATCCTTTGGAACGTCAAGCCTGGGAAACAATGGTGCGAACGTATGGTCAAACACCGGCACAATTGTTCAGAGCTGCTCATCCATTGCCGATTCAAAACCTTGTAACAACGATATCACATTCCTCGTCACCGCAGGTTATCGAAGGTGTAGACG GCATAAACTGGGGAAACTATGTTGGCGCGCCTGGAAATGAACCTATATTATGTTGGAAACATAAACATAAGGCACCGTTGACGTGTTTGGTTCCTTTAATGACTGGCGATGTATTTGGACTACCTAGTTGTACGACTCTTCTGCTCGGTTACACAAAAGAAAAgg GTACAAGTATGTTAAGTGGAACGTCTGTATTGGGAGCCGCTCTGGTGTCGTGGAGCAGCACGGATGGAATCGCAAGACTGAAATGTAAAAAGGAACAACCGCCGAGACCTTTGATCAAATCTTCGGGTTTGGATCCA ATTACTATTTTAGGATCCTCTCCAGATTGTGGACAACTCTGGATCGGTCATTTATCCGGCAGGATCAAAGTGTacgcatacaccattgtaacaaGCAAAATTGACTTTGGTTCGACACCGGCATGCGTGCTTCTGGCACACAGAAGTAAAGTAACGATAATATCTCTTTCACGAGCATTTAGTATATCCGTTACAGGGGATGCAAGTGGCGTTGCCGTTATCTGGGACTTGAACAG TTTAACGTACGTGAGATCGATATCCTGTGATCAGAATTATCCTATTCGTTTACTAGCGATTAGCGAAACTCTTGGAGACATTGCGGTTACTTATGAGATTTCCAAGACGACCGAAAACGTGTCTTCCAGTCAATCCGAACTGAAATTATTTACCATAAACGCGAGAGCGGTTGGATCTGTTCTATCCAGGAGAAAGATAACAGCTCTGTGTTATAGCAATGCACCCGAGGGAGTTTCCGTAAACGTTATTGCGACAGGATTAGACAATGGAGTTATAAGGTTGTGGAGCAGTTGGGATTTAAGATTAGTTAGAGAAATTGTAAATGGTACGAAAGGGTGTGGAGCAGTAATTGCGCTCGCATGGGCATTAGATCAGCATCATTTCTATGCGGTAACTGAAGATTTTGTTGTTCTTATATGGGAAGGATCTAAACGTTTGAGCAATGGTACACCAAAATTCGTTAACTTAACATCGCTCTAA